Below is a genomic region from Mesotoga sp. Brook.08.105.5.1.
GCTTAGAATGAGCAGTGGCCAAAGGAAACTATTCCACGAACCCAAAAAGGTCATTAATGAAAGCACTAACATTGCCGGCTTAATATAAGGAATCACTATGCTTATTAGGAACCTGAACTTGGAGCAGCCGTCTATCCAGGCCGCGTCCTCCAGCTCTTTGGGAATATCTAGCATATATTGCCTCAAGAGGAAGACGCCAAACGTTCCTCCAAGGCCTGGTAAGATCAGAGCGAGATAGGAATTTGTTAATCCCATTCCGTTAATTATGAAGAAGTGGGGTATCAGAAACAGCACTGCTGGAAAGGCCAGGACCGCAACATACATCCAGAAGATGAACATTCTTCCCCTGAACCTCAGTCGAGACAACGCGTACGCCGCGGGGACTGAAAGCATTAGAGTAGCCAGAGTTGTGCTCACAGCGACAATCACGCTATTTAATGTCGCCTTTATTAGCGAAAGGCCTCCCGAGGGTGCAAAGATTATTTTGTAGTTCTCGAGTGTTGGGTTATTGGGTATCCATTGCGGGGGAGTTTCAATCACAGCAAGTGTGGTTGACTTCATTGAAGTTGACAACATCCAGAAAATTGGCGCAAACCAGAAAGCTGCAAAGGCCCAGAGAAAAACAGTAATAATCGCTGCAGTCACTCGTTTGCTGAGCTTTTTCTTGTTTTTCGCAACTGTAGAAGCCATTATCTCACCCCTCCGTCGATCGTATCGATTTGGTGACCAGTACAAGTTGAATCACAGCAAAAATCAGTACGATCGCAAATATATACCAGGAAATCGCTGCGGCTCTTCCGAAATCCTGTCTCTCAAATCCAACAAGGTATAGGTAATAAACCAGAGTACGTGTAGTTCCGGCCGGCCCCCCACCGGAGAGAATGTAAGCCTGATCAAAGAGTCCAAAGGCCAGTATGGCTTGTCGAACAACGTCGAAAAATAGCACGCTCTTGATCCAGGGCAAAGTGATATATAAGAATCTTTTCCACGGGCCTGCGCCATCTAGTTTTGCCGATTCGTATTGTTCGGGGGGAATTCTCTGCAGGGCTCCCAAGTAAAGCAAAATGCTGAACCCCACAATCCACCATACAGTTACCAGGATAATCACTCCCCAAGCAACTGATGTGCTGCCAAACCATGAAACCGCGTTGTTTATCGCGCCAACCTTGTTGAGATAGTAATTTGCTAATCCAGAAGGAAAAGAAGCGAAGATCCACTTCCATGAACTAAGAATACCTACAGAACCAAAGAATGCCGGTGAAACAAATGCAATTAGAAGCCATAGTTGGCCAAACCTCTTCTTCTTGAGAATGTGTGCAAAGATAATGGCAACGATTATCGTGAGTGGAACACTGATTATCGCAAAAAGCACTGTGTGCTGAACCGTGGGCCAAAATCTTGAATCATTCCACGTTCGAATGTAGTTGTCAAAACCGACAAACACGTTATCCTTGAGAAGACTCCAGTTGAAGAAACTAATTACGAGACCGAAAACCAGTGGAACCACAACAAATAGAGCGAAGAAGAATAGGTGAGGGAGAAGGAACAACCACGATCCTATCTCCCTGCGGAATCGTTTAGGTGATTTTGAATGTGATTGTGTCAATTACTCCTCCTCCCTTCACCAAGTAAAGCGATTACTTATCTGCGATTAGTTTCTTGACCAGTAGTCGTCAAGAATTTCCTGAACGGCGAACGAAGCTTCCTTCATACCAGCTTCCGGAGATATCGAGTGCAGCACCAATATTTCCTCAAGGTAGACTGCTATTTCGGCCTCGATTTCCGATATCAGCGGGAACATCTGGAACTGTCTTACGTATTCGGAATCCTGAGATACTGCGTAAATGTGAGGCAGTCTCTCTTTCAACTCCTGACTCTCGGCGAGTGATTTTCTTGCAGGAGTCTGTCCCGCTTCGTACCAATCAATCGCGTGGTCCCATAGATACTTGATGAATGTTGTCGCGGCTTCAAGTGTCTTAGGATCTTCGACCATGACTCTTGGCATTGCCAGTACGTGAGAACCTCCAAATACGGCCTTGGTGTTGCCTAACTGAGGAGCTACCGCATAACCGAAATCCTCACCCAGCTGTTCCATCCAGGGCTTAATGGTCCAGATACCGGTTATCAATACTGTACTCTCCCCGGACTGGAAGGACACGCCTGGGTCGGCTACCTGCATGGGAAGAATACCCTTGTCCTGCATCTCGAGCATCAGCTTGCAGACTTCGATTCCGGCTTTCTCGAATGCCGGCTCCTTAAAGTCGTCTGTCAACACTTCTCCCCCGTGCTGCCAGAGAAGGTGGAACCAGATCCATGTCCAGGCAGGGTTTTCGTAGTATGGAGTAAGTCCTGGAGGTGTAATGGGAATTAAAGCTTCCATTGCGGAAATAAACTCTTCTCTTGTCTTCGGCGGGTTGTCAGGATCGAGACCGACCTTTGCGAAGTTTCCTCTGTTGTAGGCCATGTAGAACAGCCATATGTCCATTGGAATACCGACGATTTTACCATCTACTACAAGTCCGTCGAGAACACCCGGGAAGATGTCGTCAGTGTCAATTCCATACTTGTTAAGCCATTCTTCCGCTGTGAAGCCCTTGAAGTGTTCCAGATAGAGAGGCATGTCGAATTTCCTGATGAACATGATCTCTGGGGCAGTCTTGGATGCAATACCCATCGAGAGCTTGTTCTTCATATCAAGAGAAGACTCTACCACAACATGGACGACTTCAATATCCGGATGTTCGGCATTGAACCTCGCAACAATCTCATCCATGTAAGCGCCGTCAGCTCCGGTAAGCGGCGTCATCATCGTAATAGTAACACCGAAAGAGAAGCTAACAGCGACAACCAGCGCAAGTGCCAGAAACATCAACTTTCTCATTTGTTTCACCTCCTAATAAAGGTAAACGTTTGATAGTCGAAAAAGAACAGATCGCAGTCAGGTGTTCACTCTTTAGCTTGTCATATCACCCCCCAAAAGAGTGGATTGTTTCAATCTGTCAGACCTCTAAACAATTAAGATATATCTTCCGTGAATGAGTGTTTGGTATGAGTTGGATTCGAGAGTCAAGGCTTAGACGAATGCTGATCGGAAAACATTTATATGTACGTACCTAGTTGCAAAACAGAAAGTTCCTCACAAATCACTTCCGCAAAAAAGTCTGTTCCGAATGCTCCAAAGCCAAAAAAATCGATGATGTTAAGAGAAGAATCAATTTACGATCATATTCTAGCAAAACATCGAATGGCTCACCAAATTGAATTATAGACATTCTGCGATGATCAGAGCCTGACTTCGCCCGATATCTTTCTCATTCGTTGCTCGAACACCGAAAAGATCGGTTCTCTTCGATTTCTTTCGTGTTTTCATGAAGTAATGTCCGTACATATATAGAGCAGAGAATTCGAAAAGGAAAGAGAGATTGCCTGTGTCGAGCTGAATATTTCTTTGGAGTCGTGGGTTCAGTAAGCCGGTCGTTCAGCATCATTTTGATTCGCTCAACGCTTAACGCTGTGAAGAGTCGTCCTTAGTCCTT
It encodes:
- a CDS encoding carbohydrate ABC transporter permease, giving the protein MASTVAKNKKKLSKRVTAAIITVFLWAFAAFWFAPIFWMLSTSMKSTTLAVIETPPQWIPNNPTLENYKIIFAPSGGLSLIKATLNSVIVAVSTTLATLMLSVPAAYALSRLRFRGRMFIFWMYVAVLAFPAVLFLIPHFFIINGMGLTNSYLALILPGLGGTFGVFLLRQYMLDIPKELEDAAWIDGCSKFRFLISIVIPYIKPAMLVLSLMTFLGSWNSFLWPLLILSKADKFTLPIALIRFSAGWGDPYRGIGPMMAGAFFSVAPSLIIFIAFHRYLMKGISLGSLGKE
- a CDS encoding sugar ABC transporter permease — protein: MTQSHSKSPKRFRREIGSWLFLLPHLFFFALFVVVPLVFGLVISFFNWSLLKDNVFVGFDNYIRTWNDSRFWPTVQHTVLFAIISVPLTIIVAIIFAHILKKKRFGQLWLLIAFVSPAFFGSVGILSSWKWIFASFPSGLANYYLNKVGAINNAVSWFGSTSVAWGVIILVTVWWIVGFSILLYLGALQRIPPEQYESAKLDGAGPWKRFLYITLPWIKSVLFFDVVRQAILAFGLFDQAYILSGGGPAGTTRTLVYYLYLVGFERQDFGRAAAISWYIFAIVLIFAVIQLVLVTKSIRSTEG
- a CDS encoding extracellular solute-binding protein, translated to MRKLMFLALALVVAVSFSFGVTITMMTPLTGADGAYMDEIVARFNAEHPDIEVVHVVVESSLDMKNKLSMGIASKTAPEIMFIRKFDMPLYLEHFKGFTAEEWLNKYGIDTDDIFPGVLDGLVVDGKIVGIPMDIWLFYMAYNRGNFAKVGLDPDNPPKTREEFISAMEALIPITPPGLTPYYENPAWTWIWFHLLWQHGGEVLTDDFKEPAFEKAGIEVCKLMLEMQDKGILPMQVADPGVSFQSGESTVLITGIWTIKPWMEQLGEDFGYAVAPQLGNTKAVFGGSHVLAMPRVMVEDPKTLEAATTFIKYLWDHAIDWYEAGQTPARKSLAESQELKERLPHIYAVSQDSEYVRQFQMFPLISEIEAEIAVYLEEILVLHSISPEAGMKEASFAVQEILDDYWSRN